CGATGAACGATGTAATGAAAAAATTAAAGGTACGTGATGCAGATCTTGTTATATATGAAAGATCATATACGCAATACCAACACTGTCAACTCCAAATGATAAGACTGAATAAAGAAAAATATATTGTTATTATAGGAAATGGAGAACTTAAAGATCAACTGGAAGGTGAGATAAATGATGGGTACAAGTTATGCCCATTGACGCATCACAATCGTCTGGTGCTTAATAAATATTTTGAATTTACTAAACCGATGGCATTTGGGCACAAAGGTGCGACCATTGGATTAGGTGATCGCTTGGGACTTGCATCTTCAGGACATATTCAAGCTATTGTAGATAAAAGGATTCATCCTGTGTTAGCGCAACAAAGCATCCGTGAACTAAACTTAACGGATAGGACATATGCGGATGTTCTTGATGCGGCGTGTTTTGCGGTTTTCCAAGAAGGCTATACCGGAGGGTTTGGTGCAGATGGAGACCATTTAAAAAAGGAAGACGATATTCAAAAATCTATTGAGTTAGGTATTAGCATGCTCACGCTTGATTGCACAGACTATATTGATGAACGTTTTAGTGAGACAACAGAAGCAATAATTAGAGCAGGCTTTATGGAACTTTCACAGGAAAAGCGATCTTATTATGAAAGTAAATATTTAGACCAGACATTTAACATAGAAGGGACAGCGCTTCATTTTAATGAGATTAAGCTCATGAAGAATAGCTTAATCTATGGAAAAGCTATTGAGTATATGGAATATATTTATAGAACATATATCCAGACAGCAGACCGAGCTATAGATTTTGAAATATCGATTGATGAGACGATGACTCCGACGACACCGGAAGCACATTTTTTTATAGCAAATGAACTGTATCAACATGGTATTGAAGTCAACAGTATGGCTCCCAGATTTATTGGAGAGTTTCAAAAGGCGATTGATTATATCGGAGATCTCAATGCTTTTGAAGAAACCTTAATCGTTCATGCGCAGATAGCGGATTATTTTGGATATAAGTTGAGTATCCATTCGGGTAGTGACAAGTTCCGTGTGTTTAGTTTGATTGGAAAACACACTCATGGACGTTTTCATGTAAAAACAGCTGGAACAAATTGGCTAGAGGCAGTGCGCTTGGTTGCACAAGAAAATCCGGCACTATATCGAAAAATGCACATCTATGCATTAGAACATTTCCATGAAGCAAAACAGTATTATCATGTGACGACAGATATACATGCGATTCAAGATATTCACCAGGTATCGGATATAGATTTGCCTGCATATATGGATGATGATAATGCAAGACAGCTTTTACATATTACTTATGGACTTTTGCTTCAGGCGAAAGATCAGAATCAAAATTTCATGTTCAAAAATGCGTTTTATAGAACGCTTGTAGAGAATGAAGATAAATATGCTCAGGGGTTAATAAAGCATATTGGTAAGCATATCGCTTATCTTGGCATCAAAGAAAAAGAATAAAATGTAATATATATAATTTATTGTAAAATACTACTAGACACCCAACTTTAATCCAAGAAAAGTTGGGTGTTTCAATGAAAACATAAGGGCTTCAACGTGACAAGTGTAAAAACTTGTGATAAAATATATAAATAAGTAAATACTATCATTGAACTAAAAATAGGATAAAATCATCAAGGGGACATAAGTAATAACCAAAGCAAATGACAAGAGGGAGTGATTTGTTTGAAGGTACTTGTCAAATGGCAAGAGAGAATTAATAAGGTGGTTGTTATTCCATATTTTTCATATCAATTTTCTTTTTCCATATTCGATACGCAAATATATAAAATATAAGACGCACTTGAGTTGTTGAGTGAACGTCAATTTAACTGAACCTTTTTCTGCATGTAAAAAAGGCGGTGAATAATAAGAGGTAACGGATTGAGGAGAGTATTTTGGGGAGCGAAAGGTCAACAAATCATAGATAGACAATCTCTAAAATTCCGAGCTATTTTAAATTTCATGAAGCAATAGAGGAAAATTCTTTTCCTTTATTTCGTGTACATAAAATTCATCAAAATTAAGGATAGGAGGAAGAAAATGAAAAGGTTAATGATTGTAGATGATGCAGCGTTCATGCGAGCAACGATAAAAAGAATGCTTGATAGCCATGAATATGAAGTGGTTGCTGAAGCTCCAGATGGAAGTGAAGCTGTAAAGCTATATAAACAGTATCAACCGGACATTACAACAATGGACATTACCATGCCGAATATGACAGGAATTGAAGCGCTCAAAGCAATAAAGCTATATGATGCCAATGCAAAAATTGTTATGGTTACCTCGATGGGACAAGAAAGTTTTATTCGAGAGGCAATTATGAACGGAGCCTCTTCATTTATTGTTAAACCATTCCAAAAGGAGAAATTGTTAGAAGTATTAGATGGTATAACGAAATAGGAGGAATAGCATGAGTAAGTCGTATATAGATGAACCGATGACAGAAGCTTTTGTTTATGAGACCTCGCAAATCGTAGAGACATTGGAAGAGGTTATTATAGCTAGTGAAAAAGTAGGAATGTTTAGTGCGGAGTCCATCAATGAAATCTTTAGATTTATGCATACAATCAAGGGCTCTTCAGCAATGATGATGTTTAATGATATGAGTACTCTTGCACATCGTTTGGAAGATATATTTTATGTTATTCGAGAAGACATGGAGATATCTTATGATTTTACGGTGCTTATTGATTTAATATTGGAAAGCATTGATTACTTTAAAATAGAATTGATGAAAGTGAAAAATGGGGAGAACCCCGATGGTGATCAATCTGTTTTATTAAGTCAAGTTTCAAGTTATTTAGAGGCAATAAAAACCCCGGATACGACCGTCGTAAAGCCAAAAGAAGAACCACAGCAAAAATATTATATCCGTCCAAACAAAAAAGACCAAAATGTTCAATGCTACCAGGCAATTATATGGTATAAGCCAGATGCAGAGATGGAGAATATACGTGCCTACACAGTTGTTCATAATATCGCTGATTTGGTTGAAGAAGTTGTTTATTCACCAGCAGATATTATTGAAAACGATAAATCCGCAGACGAAATTCGTCAGCATGGGTTTAAGCTTTTGATGCAGACAACCAGTACAAAAGAAGCCATAAAGTCCTATCTAGAAGGCACCATCTTTATGGAAAAGCTGGAGTTTGAATCTATTACAGAGCAACAGTACGCTGAATTTTTAGCAGCACAAAGCCAACCGGAAGAATCCAATGAAATCAAGATTCCGGAAACATCAAAAAAATATGTAGAAAGTCAAGAAAAAAAAGAAAAACAAGATATTTCAATCAATACAAAACAAAGCATGATTAGTGTGAATATCGATAAGTTGGATAAACTTATGGACATGGTAGGTGAGTTGGTTATAGCAGAAGCCATGGTCACTCAAAATCCAGAGATGATTGACCTAGAAATTGAAAGCTTTGATAAGGCGTCAAGACAATTGCACAAAATCACTGGAGAGCTTCAAGATATGGTCATGGCCATTCGCATGATTCCGCTTTCAAAAACATTTATGAAAATGCATCGCATCGTTCGTGACATGACGCGTCGATTAGATAAGCAAGTTCAATTAGAAGTTTTTGGTGAAGAAACTGAAGTAGATAAAAATATTATAGAAAAGATTGCTGACCCATTGATGCATATTATCCGTAATGCTATTGACCATGGGATTGAAAGTGCATCTGAGAGGATAGAGAAAGGAAAATCATCTCAAGGCAGTATTATATTAGAAGCAAAAAATTCAGGTAGTGATGTATTAATTTGTATAAAAGATGATGGAAAGGGTTTGGATAAGAAAAAGTTATATGACAAAGCGATTGATCAAGGTTTAATCAATTCTTCTTTTGGGGAATTATCAGATCGAGAGTTGTATCACTTGATTTTACATCCGGGATTTTCCACAAAAGAAGAGGTGACAGAATTTTCAGGAAGAGGCGTTGGCATGGATGTTGTTGCCAAAAATATTGAAAGTGTTGGAGGAACTGTCCTTGTGGACAGTGTCCCAGGGGAAGGAACAACAATCACCTTAAAGATTCCTCTTACATTAGCGATTATAGAAGGAATGAATATTAAAGTAGGTCATTCAAGATTTACCCTTCCTATCGTGACCATAAGAGAATCATTTAGACCTCAAAACTCAGAAATCATAAAAGATACACATGGACAGGAGATGATTATGGTTCGGGGACTTTGCTATCCGATTGTCCGTTTGAAAGAGGAGTATGATATACCTCATGGAGAAGAAGATGTTGAAAAAGGAATCTTAATCATGGTAGAAGAAGACAATAAATCTTGCTGCATTTTTGCCGATGAATTGTTGGGGCAGCAACAAGTCGTTGTCAAAGCATTACCGGAATATGTTAAAAAATATAAACAAATAAAAGGACTTGGAGGATGTACGCTCTTAGGTGACGGAAGTATCAGTCTCATACTCGATGTTGGAGAATTTAACTTGTCAAACGTTAATGCAAAAGTTCAAGTATAAAGAGGTGAAGACATGAATGAAGAAATGAATATCGTTCAAGAAGATTTAGAAGAGGATACTCAAAAAGGAAAATTTTTAACTTTTTGTCTCGGGGAAGAATCCTATGGGATTGATATCATGTATGTTACAGAAATCGTAGGTATACAGCCGATAACTGTTGTTCCGGAACTACCGGATTTCATTAAGGGCATCATTAATCTTAGAGGAACCATTATTCTAGTAATGGACGCAAGAGTCAAGTTTAAAAAAGAAATAAAGCAATACAACGACCGAACATGCATTATCGTTATTGATGTGTTGGATTTGTCAATAGGGATTATTGTTGATGCTGTCTCAGAAGTGTTGAATATTAGTGAAGAAAATATTGTCCCACCGCCTAATTTAAATGCGGGAGCCAGAAAGTACATTAAAG
This sequence is a window from Vallitaleaceae bacterium 9-2. Protein-coding genes within it:
- a CDS encoding tagaturonate epimerase family protein, with the translated sequence MMTMNDVMKKLKVRDADLVIYERSYTQYQHCQLQMIRLNKEKYIVIIGNGELKDQLEGEINDGYKLCPLTHHNRLVLNKYFEFTKPMAFGHKGATIGLGDRLGLASSGHIQAIVDKRIHPVLAQQSIRELNLTDRTYADVLDAACFAVFQEGYTGGFGADGDHLKKEDDIQKSIELGISMLTLDCTDYIDERFSETTEAIIRAGFMELSQEKRSYYESKYLDQTFNIEGTALHFNEIKLMKNSLIYGKAIEYMEYIYRTYIQTADRAIDFEISIDETMTPTTPEAHFFIANELYQHGIEVNSMAPRFIGEFQKAIDYIGDLNAFEETLIVHAQIADYFGYKLSIHSGSDKFRVFSLIGKHTHGRFHVKTAGTNWLEAVRLVAQENPALYRKMHIYALEHFHEAKQYYHVTTDIHAIQDIHQVSDIDLPAYMDDDNARQLLHITYGLLLQAKDQNQNFMFKNAFYRTLVENEDKYAQGLIKHIGKHIAYLGIKEKE
- a CDS encoding response regulator, with product MKRLMIVDDAAFMRATIKRMLDSHEYEVVAEAPDGSEAVKLYKQYQPDITTMDITMPNMTGIEALKAIKLYDANAKIVMVTSMGQESFIREAIMNGASSFIVKPFQKEKLLEVLDGITK
- a CDS encoding chemotaxis protein CheA; translated protein: MSKSYIDEPMTEAFVYETSQIVETLEEVIIASEKVGMFSAESINEIFRFMHTIKGSSAMMMFNDMSTLAHRLEDIFYVIREDMEISYDFTVLIDLILESIDYFKIELMKVKNGENPDGDQSVLLSQVSSYLEAIKTPDTTVVKPKEEPQQKYYIRPNKKDQNVQCYQAIIWYKPDAEMENIRAYTVVHNIADLVEEVVYSPADIIENDKSADEIRQHGFKLLMQTTSTKEAIKSYLEGTIFMEKLEFESITEQQYAEFLAAQSQPEESNEIKIPETSKKYVESQEKKEKQDISINTKQSMISVNIDKLDKLMDMVGELVIAEAMVTQNPEMIDLEIESFDKASRQLHKITGELQDMVMAIRMIPLSKTFMKMHRIVRDMTRRLDKQVQLEVFGEETEVDKNIIEKIADPLMHIIRNAIDHGIESASERIEKGKSSQGSIILEAKNSGSDVLICIKDDGKGLDKKKLYDKAIDQGLINSSFGELSDRELYHLILHPGFSTKEEVTEFSGRGVGMDVVAKNIESVGGTVLVDSVPGEGTTITLKIPLTLAIIEGMNIKVGHSRFTLPIVTIRESFRPQNSEIIKDTHGQEMIMVRGLCYPIVRLKEEYDIPHGEEDVEKGILIMVEEDNKSCCIFADELLGQQQVVVKALPEYVKKYKQIKGLGGCTLLGDGSISLILDVGEFNLSNVNAKVQV
- a CDS encoding chemotaxis protein CheW; this encodes MNEEMNIVQEDLEEDTQKGKFLTFCLGEESYGIDIMYVTEIVGIQPITVVPELPDFIKGIINLRGTIILVMDARVKFKKEIKQYNDRTCIIVIDVLDLSIGIIVDAVSEVLNISEENIVPPPNLNAGARKYIKGVGKSENNVTLILDCETLLDENEIDEIKGSNE